The DNA region AACAAAATAACTCTGGAATAAATACAACAAAGAAACCGATGTGGGGCTTTCCTGCATTGGTTTCTTTGTTGTATGGTTGTCAGAATAAATGAATATCCGAGGTTTAATCTGATAGCCATCACAGTCTCAGAAATCATCTTGTCAAGTTCTCCGTAACATGATATTATTGATAACGATTATCAATATCATTTAAAAGGTGGGTTTATTTTGTACAAGCAACAAAATTGGATAGGATTGCTGCTGGTAATGTGTGTGGTACTCGTTCTGAGTGCATGTGGTCAGTCAGCGACAACGAGCAACACAACTGGTAATAGCACAGCTGTGGGCAATGAAACAACAAGCGACTCCGCTTCAGGGATAACCGATGAAGGAGAGACCAAGACCTATCAGTCGGATGCAGGTGAGGTACAAGTGCCTAAGAATCCGCAGCGTATCGTCGATTTGACAGCATTTTCGACCGGATATTTTGTTGCACTGGATGCTCCGGTCGTGGGTGCTTTGTCAGGTGCAATGAACAACAAGTACATCAAAGACCAGCTCACAAGTGAGGGCACAATCGATTTGGGTGAGCAGCCAACAGCCGAGAAGATCATCAGCTTAAAGCCTGATCTGATCATTGCTTATACGGGTACAGAGGGAATCGATAATTTATCCCAGATTGCACCTGTGGTACAAATCAAATATGGTGAGCGGAATTACAAGGACCTCATGCTGGAATT from Paenibacillus sp. JNUCC-31 includes:
- a CDS encoding ABC transporter substrate-binding protein, with product MYKQQNWIGLLLVMCVVLVLSACGQSATTSNTTGNSTAVGNETTSDSASGITDEGETKTYQSDAGEVQVPKNPQRIVDLTAFSTGYFVALDAPVVGALSGAMNNKYIKDQLTSEGTIDLGEQPTAEKIISLKPDLIIAYTGTEGIDNLSQIAPVVQIKYGERNYKDLMLELGKLTNREEAAKAWITKWETQINELKPKLEAVVGNRTVSILNPYSKGLYVFGHNFGRGGEIIYGEFGLKAPTKAQAEAIDSGTGWATISMEVLPEYAGDIIFTSPWSGDKSDPKVVYDNTLWTNLPAVKAGHVFQLDPTSDTYNDPISLEGQLKFISESLLSVK